A stretch of DNA from Chloroflexota bacterium:
ACCGGCGGGGATTCTACGGCTCCGGTGAGGGTCAGGCGGTCGCCGTAGCGGACGTGGGGCGCGGATCGCTCCAGGGCCATGGCTGCGCCGGGCTGTGCGGTGACCTGGACTCGACCATCTATGGACTGCGGGCCGGCGGCGGAGTCCCACTCCAGCTCGCCCAGCTGGAAGCGGTAGGATGTGCCGTCGCGCTCCGGGTCTGTGAGGACGAGGCCTTGGATGGTGACCGTCTCCTCCACGAAGAGGGGAGCGAGGCCGCCACCGACATCCTGCTGAGCGGTGCGCTCGCCCCACCATGCGCCTACGGCGAGGAGCACGGCCGCGGCGCAGCCCACGGCGATAAACCCTGGCCGGGCAGTGCGCCATGCCCCGGCGGACCAAAGGGCCGCGCCCGCGATGCACCACAACACAAGGGCTTCAATGGGCATCGCGGCCTGCCAGCCTACCAGGAGGCCGGTGACCCACGCGGCGGCCAGCGCCGTCAGCATCATGCGGCGGGGCTACCGGACAACGTGCGTCGAGCGCACAGGCTCGCCAGAGATGGTCACGACGACCTCACCGTTGCCCTTGCCCAGGTACTGGAAAATGCGGAAGTCCTTGTCGCCGCCGAGGTACTCGACCGTGCCGTCGTCGTGGAGGCGGAAGGGACGATCGTGGCCGGGGTAGAAGATGGCGGCATTGTCGAGGAGACGCCGGACACTCTGGGCCGCCGACTCCTTGTCCCAGAAGACGAGGAAGGGCACCCCAGTCTCGACGCAGTCGGCGGCGGTGAGGGCGTCGCCGGTGAGGGCGACGGAGCCAGCGGGAGTCTCGGCGACGACGGAGACGTGGCCCCTCGAGTGTCCCGGCGTGCCGAGGATGCGCACGCCCGGGGCCAACTCCTGGCCGTCGGTGACGGCGAGGACGTCTCGGCGGCTGAGCATGTCGAGGAAGTAGCCCGAGGTGGCCCAGTCCGTGGGGTGCGGGTCCTTCACGTACTCGAGCTCGTCGGCGCCGACGGCGACCTGCGCGTTCTTGAAGACGTCCACGTTCTGGACATGGTCCCAGTGGGCGTGGGTCAGCACGACCATGTCAATGTCGTTGGGCGAGACGCCGCGGTCGGCGAGGGCGCTGGTCAGCATCATGCGGCGGCCGTGGTGGGCTGTGTCGACGATGATGGTCTTGTCGCCGCGGATTAGGCCGACAGTGCAGAAGCCGAGACGCCCCTGATCCGTGTGTGACGTGAACCCCGTCAGAATCAGCTCAACTTCCGGCATGTCCGCCCCCTCTCCGTACTTTCACCGCACCGTAACGCGGTCTCTGATGCCGTTCAACGTGGCCGGGCCGATGCCTGCCACCTGGAGCAATTCCTCCACGCCGGCGAATCGGCCGACGCTCTCGCGGTGCTCGACAATGGTGTGCGCCTTCACTGCACCGATGCCGGGGAGCGCCTCAAGCTGCTGCGCCGTCGCCTCGTTCAGGTCGATGACGCCACCGGCCTCTGAGACTGCGGCGGAAGACGTCACCGGCGGCGTCTCGCCTATGGCCGGGACGTAGTAGTGGCCCTCGTCCCGGATGCGGAGGGCCATGTTGAGGCCGGAGGTGTCGGCGTCCTCGACAGGGCCGCCGGCCATCCGCAGGAGGTCGACGAGGCGATCGCCGTCGGAGAACGTGTAGACGCCTGGGCGGCCCACCGCTCCAGCCACATACGCCTGCAGAGTGGGCGTCGGCGTGGCTTGGGGCAGCGCCACCTCCACGCCACCGCCATTCCCCCGCTGCACCAGCAACACGATGCCACCCGCAAGGGCCAGTATGAAGAGGAGGACCAGGGCTAGCGGCATCCACCTGTCGATGCCCTGCGCGCCCAGGCCGCCGTCCGGCTTTTCCTGTGTCAATAGCGTGCTCCCAAGTTGCGGGGGCATTGTACCACCGGCAGCAGATACATCCCCAAGGGCCGCGACTGCGGGTTTTCGGCTACACTGTGGGCATCCTGATGCTTGGGGGAACCATGACGACCGATGCAACGCCGCCAATGGAAGACCGAGGGAAGCTCCTTTCGCAGGCCATTGACGCGATACGCGCGGTGGCCGCGAACGTGAGCGGCGACCAATGGGACGCGCAATCGCCGTGCACCGAGTGGAAGGCCCGGGACGTGGTCAACCACGTTGTGGGCGGCACGTCCATGCTGGCCGCACTGTTCGAGGGGAAGACGTGGGAGGAGGCCTCCGGGAGCAGCCAGAGCATCCCGGAGGGCGGCGACCCACTGGCGGCGCTCGACGCGGCGACCGGTGCGGCCAAGGAGGCAGTCGGCAAGCCGGGGGCGATGGAGCAAGAGATCCAGTTCGCGCGGGGGCCGATGCCGGGGGCGGGCTTTGCGACGCTGATGTTCACGGACACCCTCATCCACGCCTGGGACCTGGCCAAGGCCACGGGGCAGGACGCGACGCTGCCCTCGGAGCTGGTGGAGGCGTCATACGCCATCGTGCTGCCGCGGAAGGGGCAGATGCCGGCGCCTGCCTTCGCTGCGGAGGTAGAAGTGGCGGAGGACGCGGGCACGCAGACCAAGCTGCTGGCGATGCTGGGCCGGGACGCAGGCTGGTCGGGGTAGGGCTCACCGTTCCCTCCCATGGCCCTTGGTGGGGCCTTGCTAGGGCGAAAGACAACCTGTCTTAACTTATAGCTGATACGGCACATTTCAGATACAACACGAATTTTTTCTGCAGGAGCAACCGGGGTCCTGTCGCTGTCTGGCTGGCGGTCGGCGGCGCAGGGCATGGGCTGGAGCGGTCGCTGGGTGGCAGGTTGTTTTTCGAGCCGGCCATAGGTGATAGAGGTTGTTTCCGGCGGTTGTTTCCCTGCAGGCCGTAGC
This window harbors:
- a CDS encoding DUF4131 domain-containing protein gives rise to the protein MMLTALAAAWVTGLLVGWQAAMPIEALVLWCIAGAALWSAGAWRTARPGFIAVGCAAAVLLAVGAWWGERTAQQDVGGGLAPLFVEETVTIQGLVLTDPERDGTSYRFQLGELEWDSAAGPQSIDGRVQVTAQPGAAMALERSAPHVRYGDRLTLTGAVESPPV
- a CDS encoding MBL fold metallo-hydrolase, which translates into the protein MPEVELILTGFTSHTDQGRLGFCTVGLIRGDKTIIVDTAHHGRRMMLTSALADRGVSPNDIDMVVLTHAHWDHVQNVDVFKNAQVAVGADELEYVKDPHPTDWATSGYFLDMLSRRDVLAVTDGQELAPGVRILGTPGHSRGHVSVVAETPAGSVALTGDALTAADCVETGVPFLVFWDKESAAQSVRRLLDNAAIFYPGHDRPFRLHDDGTVEYLGGDKDFRIFQYLGKGNGEVVVTISGEPVRSTHVVR
- a CDS encoding helix-hairpin-helix domain-containing protein, with the translated sequence MTQEKPDGGLGAQGIDRWMPLALVLLFILALAGGIVLLVQRGNGGGVEVALPQATPTPTLQAYVAGAVGRPGVYTFSDGDRLVDLLRMAGGPVEDADTSGLNMALRIRDEGHYYVPAIGETPPVTSSAAVSEAGGVIDLNEATAQQLEALPGIGAVKAHTIVEHRESVGRFAGVEELLQVAGIGPATLNGIRDRVTVR
- a CDS encoding TIGR03086 family metal-binding protein, with the translated sequence MTTDATPPMEDRGKLLSQAIDAIRAVAANVSGDQWDAQSPCTEWKARDVVNHVVGGTSMLAALFEGKTWEEASGSSQSIPEGGDPLAALDAATGAAKEAVGKPGAMEQEIQFARGPMPGAGFATLMFTDTLIHAWDLAKATGQDATLPSELVEASYAIVLPRKGQMPAPAFAAEVEVAEDAGTQTKLLAMLGRDAGWSG